From Rudanella lutea DSM 19387, a single genomic window includes:
- the sppA gene encoding signal peptide peptidase SppA, with amino-acid sequence MRQFLKYVLATIVGLLLFSIVGFLLLIGMSAALSSGNKTIVKSNSVLRLNLDSPIREQSVDNPFDGIGGPFNSEGDVIGLIDIREALEKAKTDDDIKGIYLESQYPQAGWATIEEIRNALIDFKKSKKFVYAYSEVMTEKGYYLASVADKIYINPAGAIEWNGLDAELTFFKGTLDKLGIKPEVFKVGDFKSAVEPFTRENMSDPNRLQVKSFLSSINNHMVANIAMSRGLRADSLQRFADNLSIQTPGDALKRKLITNVGYQDEVEDLIRKQIGVADRKKIDYISLGKYNDAVPSEDDENSSKNRIAVIIASGDINSGKSDDNAIGSETVAEELRKARLDEKVKAIVIRVNSGGGSALASDVMQREVELARKVKPVIGSMSDYAASGGYYMLMGCTKILAQPNTITGSIGVFSLLFNTENFFKDKLGVTYDRVLTNTNADFPSLTHEMSPFQKQTLQQSTERIYRTFTGKVATGRKLPIDSVRAIASGRVWTGTQAKANGLVDELGGLEDAIKLAAKTAKLGSDDYKIKYVPRKKDFVEKLLSSMNDEEQAQFNAQLGELAPYVTYLRKLKTMEGVQARLPFEMEIR; translated from the coding sequence ATGCGCCAATTTTTGAAATACGTACTCGCGACCATCGTCGGCCTGCTGCTTTTTAGCATCGTCGGATTCCTGCTGCTGATTGGTATGAGCGCGGCTTTGTCGTCGGGCAATAAAACCATCGTCAAGTCAAACTCGGTGCTACGGCTCAACCTCGATAGCCCCATTCGGGAACAAAGCGTCGATAATCCGTTCGACGGCATCGGCGGCCCCTTCAATTCGGAGGGTGACGTGATCGGCCTGATCGACATTCGGGAAGCTTTGGAAAAAGCCAAAACCGACGACGACATCAAGGGCATTTACCTCGAATCGCAATATCCACAGGCGGGCTGGGCTACCATCGAAGAAATTCGGAACGCCCTCATCGACTTCAAAAAGTCGAAAAAGTTTGTGTATGCCTACAGCGAGGTAATGACTGAAAAAGGCTACTACCTGGCCTCAGTAGCCGATAAAATCTATATCAACCCGGCCGGAGCCATTGAATGGAACGGGCTGGATGCCGAACTGACCTTTTTCAAAGGCACCCTCGACAAACTGGGGATCAAGCCCGAAGTGTTTAAGGTAGGCGATTTTAAAAGCGCCGTGGAGCCGTTTACCCGCGAGAACATGAGCGACCCCAACCGTTTGCAGGTGAAGTCGTTCCTGTCGTCGATTAACAATCACATGGTGGCCAATATTGCCATGAGCCGTGGCCTCCGTGCCGACTCGCTGCAACGCTTTGCCGACAACCTGAGCATTCAGACCCCCGGCGATGCCCTGAAACGCAAACTGATTACGAATGTGGGCTATCAGGACGAAGTAGAAGACCTGATTCGGAAGCAAATTGGCGTGGCTGACCGCAAGAAAATTGACTATATCTCGCTGGGGAAATACAACGATGCGGTGCCTTCTGAGGACGACGAAAACTCAAGTAAAAACCGCATTGCCGTCATTATTGCTTCGGGCGATATCAACTCGGGTAAAAGCGACGACAACGCCATTGGGTCGGAGACGGTGGCCGAAGAGCTCCGCAAGGCGCGGCTCGACGAAAAGGTGAAAGCCATTGTGATCCGGGTGAACTCAGGCGGTGGTAGCGCTCTGGCTTCAGACGTAATGCAGCGCGAGGTTGAACTGGCCCGTAAAGTAAAACCCGTGATCGGCTCCATGTCCGACTACGCGGCTTCGGGCGGGTACTATATGCTGATGGGTTGCACCAAAATTCTGGCACAGCCCAACACCATCACGGGCTCTATTGGGGTGTTCTCGCTGCTGTTCAATACCGAGAACTTCTTCAAAGACAAGCTGGGCGTAACCTACGACCGGGTGCTGACCAACACCAACGCCGACTTCCCCTCGCTCACGCACGAGATGTCGCCGTTCCAGAAACAAACGCTGCAACAAAGCACCGAGCGGATTTATCGCACCTTCACGGGCAAGGTAGCCACGGGCCGTAAATTGCCGATCGATAGCGTACGGGCCATTGCCAGCGGTCGGGTCTGGACGGGTACGCAGGCCAAAGCCAACGGACTGGTCGACGAGCTGGGTGGTCTGGAAGACGCCATTAAACTGGCAGCCAAAACCGCCAAACTCGGCAGCGATGACTATAAAATTAAGTACGTACCGCGTAAAAAAGACTTCGTGGAAAAGCTGCTGAGCTCGATGAACGACGAAGAACAGGCGCAATTTAACGCGCAGCTGGGCGAGCTGGCCCCGTACGTGACGTACCTCCGCAAACTGAAAACGATGGAAGGAGTTCAGGCTCGTCTGCCGTTCGAGATGGAGATTCGATAA
- a CDS encoding DUF3828 domain-containing protein, producing the protein MTKSFTHLILFGYVTLLGCSANQTQHEANTETKPAAQTAVAVHQTALTATAAQNTPDGLIRALYKAHDAGKSPFFQDKDRALVDRFFVKEMADLIWDDAVLSARNGDIGMLSADPLYNAQDMDVKDFVIHQPEIDGDGAEVLVTFINLGEKQELTYLLEKEKGQWRIGDLFYGDGRQLFQLLSGRAEETP; encoded by the coding sequence ATGACAAAATCGTTTACCCACCTTATTCTCTTTGGCTATGTAACCTTATTGGGATGTTCCGCCAATCAGACCCAGCACGAAGCCAACACCGAAACCAAACCGGCCGCCCAAACAGCAGTGGCCGTACATCAGACCGCTCTGACGGCTACGGCCGCCCAAAACACCCCCGATGGCCTTATCCGGGCGCTGTACAAGGCACATGACGCCGGTAAAAGTCCGTTTTTTCAGGATAAAGACCGCGCGCTCGTCGACCGGTTCTTTGTGAAAGAAATGGCCGACCTGATCTGGGATGATGCCGTGCTATCGGCCCGAAACGGCGATATAGGTATGCTCTCGGCCGATCCGCTGTACAACGCGCAGGATATGGATGTCAAAGACTTTGTCATTCACCAACCTGAAATTGACGGCGACGGGGCCGAGGTACTGGTTACGTTTATCAACCTTGGTGAAAAGCAAGAGCTCACCTACCTGCTCGAAAAAGAGAAGGGGCAGTGGCGCATTGGCGATCTTTTCTACGGCGACGGCAGGCAATTGTTTCAGCTGCTCAGCGGCCGCGCCGAAGAAACACCCTGA
- a CDS encoding LytR/AlgR family response regulator transcription factor, producing the protein MLCSSPLQKPMLAGKDQAAYLRIPGYKNRLTVDQIVWVQGDGNYCRIHLVNGRQIMISQTLKVMEGILPQLTRIHKSSMVNPGHVQDIHTIPGHHTGSVRLTGGVELSVARRRLDGVMALFRQPQMA; encoded by the coding sequence ATGCTGTGCTCATCACCCCTTCAGAAACCCATGCTGGCTGGCAAAGACCAGGCGGCTTACTTACGGATTCCGGGCTACAAAAACCGGCTCACTGTCGATCAGATCGTCTGGGTACAGGGCGACGGTAACTACTGCCGGATTCATCTGGTCAATGGACGCCAGATCATGATCAGCCAAACCCTTAAAGTAATGGAAGGAATACTGCCGCAGCTAACCCGCATTCATAAATCCTCGATGGTCAACCCCGGCCATGTGCAGGACATTCATACGATACCCGGCCACCATACCGGCTCGGTTCGGCTCACGGGTGGGGTTGAGCTATCGGTGGCCCGGCGTCGGCTCGATGGGGTAATGGCGTTGTTTCGGCAACCTCAAATGGCCTGA
- a CDS encoding M20/M25/M40 family metallo-hydrolase produces the protein MHRKFYPHSFVFFLIVAGTVTLSAAFTMDPTPARNSVFLRPSVAKVFGRINSDILKNGRAYETLADASNQIGHRLTGSPNGAKAEQYAYDLLRSYGFKEVRYEPFEVESWMRDTVTLAVVPNKSDNFRDVKVVSLAHSPVEAHIRGEIVDVGNGLEGDFVALKDKIKGKIALINIGLSGAKGARNLHRSEKTALAIQYGAIGVIMVNLVPGNVLLTGTASVTGKLIPIPAVCISYESGMSLRQWMAEEAKDRLHAVIDMTNISRKIKARNVVATLPGSDFPNEKIVIGGHLDSWDLATGAIDNGIGSFSVLDIARTFRKLKLKPRRTIEFVMFMGEEQGLLGSRAMAEDLKRRGQLDNVRYVMNLDMTNDPTGINAFGRDDMVSFFKAVGETIQQVEPAFQNQMTNQAGLHSDHQPFMVEGVPIVGMNGHLTKEVLDCYHANCDRINLVNRDQMQNTVRYSAMVLYALADADAIPTRRFDDTKTRDYLIAQGLRTPLQIANEWRWKE, from the coding sequence ATGCACAGAAAATTTTACCCCCATTCGTTCGTTTTTTTTCTGATTGTTGCCGGAACGGTCACGCTGTCGGCGGCTTTCACGATGGACCCCACACCCGCTCGAAATTCGGTTTTCCTTCGCCCATCAGTGGCTAAAGTGTTTGGCCGAATCAACAGCGACATTCTGAAAAACGGCCGGGCCTACGAAACCCTCGCCGATGCCAGTAATCAGATTGGCCACCGCCTGACCGGCAGCCCCAACGGCGCCAAAGCCGAGCAGTACGCCTACGACCTGCTGCGGTCGTACGGATTCAAGGAGGTACGCTACGAACCGTTCGAGGTGGAGTCGTGGATGCGCGACACCGTCACGCTGGCGGTTGTTCCCAACAAGAGCGATAATTTCCGGGATGTGAAGGTGGTTTCGCTGGCACACTCGCCCGTAGAAGCCCACATCCGGGGCGAAATTGTGGACGTCGGGAACGGCCTCGAAGGTGACTTTGTCGCGCTCAAAGACAAGATCAAAGGCAAAATAGCCCTGATCAACATTGGCCTGAGCGGGGCCAAAGGAGCCCGCAACCTGCACCGCTCCGAAAAAACGGCCCTCGCCATTCAGTACGGAGCTATTGGCGTGATTATGGTCAATCTGGTGCCGGGCAATGTGCTGCTCACCGGAACGGCCTCGGTCACGGGGAAGCTCATTCCGATTCCGGCCGTTTGTATTTCGTACGAAAGCGGCATGTCGCTCCGGCAGTGGATGGCCGAGGAAGCTAAAGACCGGCTCCATGCGGTGATCGACATGACTAACATAAGCCGGAAAATCAAAGCCCGCAACGTGGTGGCTACCCTGCCCGGCAGCGACTTCCCAAACGAGAAAATCGTGATTGGCGGACACCTAGACTCGTGGGATCTGGCCACCGGTGCCATCGACAACGGCATTGGCTCGTTTTCGGTGCTCGATATTGCCCGCACGTTCCGCAAGCTGAAACTGAAGCCCCGGCGCACCATTGAGTTTGTCATGTTTATGGGCGAAGAGCAGGGCCTGCTGGGGTCGCGCGCCATGGCCGAAGACCTCAAACGGCGTGGTCAGCTCGACAATGTCCGGTACGTGATGAACCTCGACATGACCAACGACCCGACCGGTATCAATGCCTTCGGACGCGACGATATGGTGTCGTTTTTCAAGGCCGTGGGCGAGACCATTCAGCAGGTGGAGCCCGCGTTTCAGAATCAGATGACCAATCAGGCCGGGTTGCACTCCGACCATCAGCCATTTATGGTTGAGGGGGTGCCGATTGTGGGTATGAACGGGCACCTGACCAAAGAGGTGCTTGATTGTTATCACGCCAACTGCGACCGGATCAACCTCGTCAACCGCGATCAAATGCAGAATACCGTTCGCTATTCGGCTATGGTGCTGTACGCCCTGGCCGATGCCGACGCCATTCCGACCCGCCGGTTCGACGATACCAAAACCCGCGATTACCTCATTGCGCAGGGCTTACGAACGCCTTTGCAGATTGCTAATGAATGGCGCTGGAAAGAGTAG
- a CDS encoding helix-turn-helix domain-containing protein yields MQTLPLHFDLYALVILLGIAQALFLGVFFLTGPRRQSVANLCLGLLMLATAAMQTEMWLEYTNYMFRTLPLVDSAEPFNFVIGPLFYFFVFGRLHSRLPRHWGWHLIPFGIWLVNAVTWLYQPETFFYNSYISAWHPELDFAPSNPYQPDDFTGLRDYINELTLLSCLVYSALSVRVVYRAYQTRYGLIGSPNADRSLRTLRSLVVLNGLFPLLIVITKTRFPEDLGDHILASYLTLIIYVTSFLVMRGSDFFRDSQVVIAPVPVSEPPGPAPEPSVETRKKYEKSALTDEQKQAILARLTHLTQTQKPYLDNDLSLSKLAERLGTSPHYVSQVLNDQLGQTFFDWLATHRIAEAQRLLNHPDTSHLKIDEIAERVGYNAPSAFHTAFKRITGQTPASFRSARTSS; encoded by the coding sequence ATGCAAACCCTCCCCCTACATTTCGACCTGTACGCCCTGGTCATTTTGCTGGGTATCGCGCAGGCCCTGTTTCTGGGAGTGTTTTTTCTGACCGGCCCCCGGCGGCAGTCGGTAGCCAACCTGTGTTTGGGGTTACTCATGCTGGCAACGGCCGCCATGCAGACCGAAATGTGGCTGGAGTACACCAATTACATGTTCCGAACGTTGCCGCTGGTCGATTCGGCCGAGCCGTTCAACTTCGTCATCGGGCCGCTTTTTTACTTCTTCGTGTTTGGGCGGCTCCACAGCCGACTACCCCGGCACTGGGGCTGGCACCTGATTCCGTTCGGAATCTGGCTCGTCAATGCCGTGACCTGGCTCTACCAACCCGAAACGTTCTTTTACAATTCCTACATCAGCGCCTGGCACCCCGAACTCGATTTTGCGCCGTCGAACCCCTACCAACCCGACGATTTTACGGGCCTGCGCGACTACATCAACGAGCTTACCCTGCTGAGCTGCCTCGTCTACTCAGCCCTGTCGGTTCGGGTTGTTTACCGGGCGTATCAAACCCGGTACGGTTTGATCGGGAGTCCCAACGCCGACCGTTCGCTCCGCACGCTTCGGAGTCTGGTGGTGCTGAACGGTCTATTTCCGCTATTGATTGTAATCACCAAAACCCGATTTCCCGAAGACCTGGGCGATCACATTCTGGCCAGTTACCTCACCCTGATCATTTACGTGACCAGTTTTCTGGTCATGCGCGGCTCCGACTTCTTCCGCGACAGTCAAGTTGTCATAGCTCCGGTTCCAGTATCCGAACCACCGGGGCCCGCTCCCGAGCCCTCGGTTGAAACCCGAAAAAAATACGAGAAATCAGCCCTCACCGACGAGCAGAAACAAGCCATTCTGGCCCGGCTTACGCACCTTACCCAAACGCAAAAGCCGTATCTGGACAATGACCTGTCGCTGTCGAAACTGGCCGAGCGGCTGGGTACATCGCCCCATTACGTTTCGCAGGTTCTCAACGATCAGCTGGGGCAAACCTTTTTCGACTGGCTGGCCACCCATCGGATCGCCGAGGCCCAACGGCTCCTCAACCACCCCGATACAAGCCACCTGAAAATCGACGAGATTGCTGAACGGGTTGGGTACAATGCGCCTTCGGCTTTTCACACGGCTTTTAAGCGGATTACGGGCCAAACTCCGGCTTCGTTCCGGTCGGCACGAACTTCGTCATGA
- a CDS encoding D-2-hydroxyacid dehydrogenase: MTIVYLDAYTLNPGDLDWAPLHALGNVQLYDRTAPEQLLERAHQADVILVNKIRMNRELLSQLPNLRYIGVTATGYDIIDVAAARELGITVTNVRGYSTHSVAQLTFALLFELTLHVGRHNDSVHAGDWVRCPDFSYAKSPLIELAGKTLGLVGYGDIGRKVADIGRAMGMNILVNKRHPNAGDGVQYVDIPTLFAQSDVVSLHCPATPENKGFVNAGLLKQMKSSAFLINTSRGALINEADLAEALNTSVLAGAGIDVLSVEPPSADNPLLTAQNCIITPHIAWASFEARSRLLQLTIENINAFTAGSPTNVVN, from the coding sequence ATGACAATTGTTTATCTGGATGCCTACACCCTCAACCCCGGCGACCTCGACTGGGCACCGCTCCACGCATTGGGCAACGTGCAGCTCTACGACCGCACCGCCCCGGAGCAACTTCTCGAACGGGCGCACCAAGCCGATGTGATTCTGGTCAACAAAATCCGGATGAACCGCGAGCTGCTGAGTCAGTTACCCAATCTGCGCTACATTGGCGTGACAGCCACCGGCTACGATATTATTGACGTAGCGGCCGCCCGCGAGCTGGGTATTACCGTAACCAACGTACGCGGTTACAGCACCCATTCGGTGGCGCAACTCACCTTTGCACTGCTCTTCGAACTGACCTTGCACGTGGGTCGCCATAACGACAGCGTACATGCTGGCGACTGGGTGCGTTGTCCTGATTTCTCATACGCCAAAAGCCCGCTGATCGAACTGGCGGGCAAAACGCTGGGGCTTGTCGGGTACGGGGATATTGGCCGGAAAGTAGCCGATATTGGCCGCGCTATGGGTATGAACATCCTGGTTAACAAGCGCCACCCCAACGCGGGCGACGGCGTGCAGTACGTTGATATTCCGACCTTGTTTGCCCAGAGCGACGTGGTTTCGCTGCACTGCCCGGCTACACCGGAAAACAAAGGATTTGTGAATGCCGGGTTGCTGAAACAGATGAAGTCGTCGGCGTTTTTGATCAACACGAGTCGGGGTGCTCTTATCAACGAGGCCGACCTCGCCGAAGCCCTTAACACGAGTGTTTTGGCCGGGGCTGGTATCGACGTACTATCGGTGGAGCCCCCCTCAGCCGACAATCCATTACTCACGGCCCAAAACTGTATTATCACTCCGCATATTGCCTGGGCCAGTTTTGAAGCCCGCAGCCGGTTGCTTCAGCTCACTATCGAGAATATCAACGCCTTTACCGCCGGATCGCCCACCAACGTGGTGAACTGA
- a CDS encoding capsule assembly Wzi family protein, protein MHSPYSSFQLAGAIRLGVQSLMLCGTLSLSAQAQSVNQLPTASTGQLLNSGLGLPRPLTTTDDDQPAKPDTLPVRAHLLQAEAGVLASSTDQVPYWLQTNQFGIIPKTGPAGLLIGTAQSDYRYPQSPQRRKLDWGYGVQLVGQGAAESRLLVAEAYGKVRVGVFELWAGRRKQVVGLADSRFSSGSFVWSGNTLPIPRVELAIPEYWPLGFTNGWVSVKGSFSHGWFGRGEYVRDSYLHQKAIYVRLGKPRSLFRVYGAFTHQAQWGGYARFLERDPTSSFEGQLADSFVAYMNVVLPLKTDALKNRAKFTTFDQNRVGDHRGSAEVGLELQLPQGSLFHYQQHFYDLGRKLYNFRNIEDGLYGLRYVSKRPRPLLSEAVLELFNSGNQGVYQFGRYLGGEPEQYFINGQYPEGWSYKGRTIGTPLISQTTDTNPDLPSIPFSGYTLDNQLISGRFGINNYRVWALHTGLSGNLSRWWGYQTKVTFSRNYGTFPAAFPANTNQVSGLVSVTRTLRGAAGSTLLVSVGYDQGKLLRHPNQIGAYVGWRKTWSALSR, encoded by the coding sequence ATGCATTCACCTTATTCAAGCTTCCAACTGGCGGGGGCAATACGGTTGGGCGTGCAATCGCTCATGCTGTGCGGTACGTTGAGCCTTTCGGCACAGGCGCAGTCTGTCAATCAATTGCCGACGGCCAGTACGGGCCAACTGCTGAATAGTGGGCTTGGGTTGCCACGCCCGCTCACCACGACCGACGACGACCAACCCGCCAAGCCCGACACCTTGCCGGTGCGAGCGCACCTGTTGCAGGCCGAAGCGGGTGTGCTGGCTTCTTCAACCGATCAGGTCCCGTACTGGCTTCAAACCAATCAGTTCGGTATTATTCCGAAAACGGGCCCGGCCGGTTTGCTGATTGGTACGGCCCAGTCGGACTACCGGTATCCGCAGAGTCCCCAACGCCGGAAACTCGACTGGGGGTATGGCGTTCAACTGGTAGGGCAGGGCGCGGCCGAGAGTCGGTTGCTCGTGGCCGAAGCTTACGGTAAAGTCCGGGTAGGCGTATTTGAGCTGTGGGCTGGTCGGCGGAAACAGGTTGTGGGGCTGGCCGATAGCCGATTCTCATCGGGCTCATTTGTCTGGTCGGGTAATACCCTGCCTATTCCGCGCGTCGAGCTGGCCATTCCTGAGTATTGGCCGCTTGGTTTTACCAACGGCTGGGTGTCGGTGAAAGGGTCGTTTTCGCACGGGTGGTTTGGCCGGGGTGAGTACGTTCGCGACTCATACCTGCATCAGAAAGCCATTTACGTGCGGCTGGGCAAGCCACGGTCTTTGTTTCGGGTGTATGGAGCCTTCACCCATCAGGCACAATGGGGCGGGTATGCGCGGTTTCTGGAGCGCGACCCCACGAGTTCGTTTGAAGGGCAACTGGCCGACAGTTTTGTAGCCTATATGAACGTGGTGCTACCCCTTAAAACCGATGCCCTCAAGAACCGGGCTAAGTTTACCACGTTTGATCAGAACCGGGTGGGCGATCACCGGGGCTCGGCCGAAGTAGGCCTGGAGCTTCAGTTGCCGCAAGGGTCGCTCTTTCATTATCAGCAGCACTTCTACGATCTGGGTCGTAAGCTGTATAATTTCCGCAATATCGAAGACGGCCTCTACGGGTTGCGTTACGTGAGCAAGCGGCCACGGCCGCTGCTGAGCGAGGCTGTTCTGGAACTGTTCAACTCGGGTAATCAGGGCGTGTATCAGTTTGGGCGTTACCTCGGTGGCGAGCCGGAGCAGTACTTTATCAATGGGCAGTACCCCGAAGGCTGGTCGTACAAGGGACGCACCATCGGCACACCCCTGATTAGCCAGACAACCGATACGAACCCCGACCTGCCTTCGATCCCTTTTTCGGGGTACACGCTCGACAATCAGCTCATCAGTGGGCGGTTCGGGATCAACAACTACCGGGTTTGGGCGTTACATACCGGCCTGTCGGGTAATCTGAGCCGGTGGTGGGGTTATCAGACCAAGGTAACGTTCAGCCGAAATTACGGGACGTTTCCGGCGGCCTTTCCGGCCAATACCAATCAGGTATCGGGCTTAGTTTCGGTGACTCGTACGCTGCGTGGGGCTGCGGGCTCTACGCTGCTGGTATCGGTCGGTTACGATCAGGGGAAGCTGCTCCGACACCCTAATCAGATCGGTGCTTACGTTGGCTGGCGCAAAACGTGGTCAGCTTTATCGCGCTAA
- a CDS encoding acyltransferase family protein: protein MQPDVQAPPRETLAPTRRYDLDWLRIIAIVILLFYHTGMIYVSWGWHIKSSAHSEPMEEVMRWLHRWRMPLLFFISGAGTFFALQRRSYGAYAGERFRRLFIPLVFGMFVIVPPQIYIEWLFRQRFSGSYTDFYPQVFGFQPYEDGGTGGAFSWHHLWFIAYLFLYSVVSIPFFRWLKTEGGQRFTDWVGRLIARPGGALWGVVPLLLNDLALGGLFPDETHALIDDWAYFMKNLLLFWGGFILISRRAFWQTVANDRHIFGVATLICTVILYTARAYVGEQTLEESALLRTLFSFNSLGLTWFSVLATVAYGYRYLNTNHPVLPHLTEAVYPFYILHQTVIVLIGYWALQTTLGVYDGFLVISFASLLVSVGLYWFLIRPFRITRLLFGLK, encoded by the coding sequence ATGCAACCCGACGTACAAGCCCCGCCCCGCGAAACCCTCGCCCCCACCCGCCGATACGACCTCGACTGGCTCCGTATCATTGCCATCGTAATCCTGCTGTTTTATCATACCGGCATGATTTACGTGTCGTGGGGCTGGCACATCAAGAGCAGTGCCCATAGCGAGCCCATGGAAGAAGTAATGCGCTGGCTGCACCGCTGGCGTATGCCCCTACTCTTTTTTATCTCGGGCGCGGGCACCTTTTTCGCCCTGCAACGCCGGTCGTACGGAGCATACGCTGGCGAGCGCTTCCGCCGACTGTTTATCCCGCTTGTCTTCGGCATGTTTGTGATTGTGCCCCCGCAGATTTACATCGAGTGGTTGTTTCGGCAGCGATTCAGCGGGAGCTACACCGACTTTTACCCCCAGGTATTCGGGTTTCAGCCTTACGAAGATGGTGGAACAGGGGGCGCCTTCAGCTGGCATCATCTGTGGTTTATTGCGTACCTGTTTCTGTATTCGGTGGTGAGTATTCCGTTTTTCCGGTGGTTGAAAACCGAGGGTGGCCAACGCTTCACCGACTGGGTAGGGCGGCTCATTGCCCGGCCCGGCGGAGCCCTGTGGGGCGTTGTACCGCTGCTACTCAACGATCTGGCGCTGGGGGGCCTCTTCCCCGACGAAACGCACGCCCTGATTGACGACTGGGCTTATTTCATGAAAAATCTGCTCTTGTTCTGGGGCGGCTTTATCCTGATTAGCCGCCGGGCGTTCTGGCAAACGGTCGCCAATGACCGGCATATTTTCGGGGTAGCTACGCTCATCTGCACGGTTATTCTGTACACGGCACGGGCGTATGTAGGCGAGCAAACGCTCGAAGAGTCGGCCCTGTTGCGCACCTTGTTCAGCTTCAACTCGCTCGGGCTCACGTGGTTTTCGGTGCTGGCCACGGTGGCCTACGGGTATCGGTACCTGAACACCAACCACCCCGTGCTGCCCCACCTCACCGAGGCCGTTTATCCGTTTTATATTCTGCACCAAACCGTTATCGTTTTGATCGGTTATTGGGCGTTGCAAACTACTTTAGGCGTTTACGATGGCTTTCTGGTGATTAGCTTTGCATCGCTGCTGGTATCGGTGGGGTTATACTGGTTCCTGATCCGCCCCTTCCGAATCACGCGGCTTTTATTTGGCCTGAAATAA
- a CDS encoding inorganic pyrophosphatase, which produces MKQSYKAHPWHGIPVGEKAPEIVTAFIEIVPTDTVKYEIDKETGYLKIDRPQQYSNVIPALYGFIPQTYCGEHIAKLASEKAGRTVEKGDGDPIDICVLTEREITHGDIILQAIPIGGFRLIDKGEADDKIIAVLKGDAMYGQYDDLTDLPPAVTKRLQHYFLTYKNLPGEKAHTEITNVYGREEAQQVIEASLKDYAELVI; this is translated from the coding sequence ATGAAACAAAGCTATAAGGCCCATCCCTGGCATGGTATTCCAGTGGGCGAGAAAGCCCCTGAGATCGTCACGGCCTTCATTGAAATTGTACCAACGGATACAGTTAAGTACGAAATCGATAAAGAAACCGGTTACCTCAAAATCGATCGTCCGCAACAATACTCCAACGTGATTCCGGCCCTGTACGGGTTTATTCCGCAGACCTATTGCGGGGAGCACATTGCCAAACTGGCTTCTGAGAAAGCCGGTCGTACCGTTGAAAAAGGCGATGGTGACCCTATCGACATCTGCGTGCTGACCGAGCGCGAAATTACCCACGGCGACATCATCCTGCAAGCCATCCCGATCGGGGGATTCCGCCTGATTGATAAGGGCGAAGCCGACGACAAAATCATTGCCGTACTGAAAGGTGATGCCATGTATGGCCAGTACGACGACCTGACCGACCTGCCGCCCGCCGTTACCAAGCGGTTGCAGCACTACTTCCTGACCTACAAGAACCTGCCCGGCGAAAAAGCGCATACCGAAATTACCAACGTGTACGGCCGCGAAGAGGCTCAGCAGGTAATTGAGGCATCGCTGAAAGATTACGCCGAGCTCGTCATCTAA